The following proteins come from a genomic window of Amphiura filiformis chromosome 16, Afil_fr2py, whole genome shotgun sequence:
- the LOC140172544 gene encoding uncharacterized protein, translating into MEFQTYLDANPDTNSTLTFPPSYTSNSALKNPWKSQTESPDEQHLETSDTTCSSCLIQYTQESSFSGLKYVGQKGNFFRRLFWLLVVLLALSGLSYQIVLSTMKFIERPTNTKFSIKEEDELDFPSVTFCNTNMFRYDKLSTKYKNWLTFLSDGLLEIRRLFPQLGITDSNIEDDIPKYYDGSNGNISDIPEDYDGSDRNIDSDWSTSDIPEDYDGSNGIPDYYAGNVSLYDFIVTNGHGKEDSIKL; encoded by the exons ATGGAATTCCAAACATATCTTGATGCAAACCCGGACACAAACTCAACGCTGACTTTTCCACCGTCATACACGTCAAATTCAGCGCTGAAGAACCCATGGAAAAGCCAAACTGAGTCACCGGATGAACAACATTTGGAAACAAGTGATACAACCTGTTCATCGTGTTTgatacaatacacacaagaaaGCAGTTTTTCAGGTTTGAAATATGTTGGACAGAAAGGcaatttcttcagaag ATTGTTCTGGTTATTGGTTGTATTGCTAGCATTATCTGGACTGTCGTACCAAATAGTTCTTTCTACTATGAAGTTCATCGAGCGGCCAACAAATACCAAATTTTCCATTAAGGAGGAGGACGAGTTGGATTTTCCATCAGTAACCTTCTGTAACACGAATATGTTCAG GTACGATAAATTGTCAACCAAATACAAAAATTGGCTGACATTTTTGAGCGACGGTTTGCTCGAAATTCGGAGGCTTTTCCCTCAACTTGGAATTACAGACAGCAACATCGAGGATGATATTCCAAAATACTACGACGGCTCAAACGGGAACATCAGCGATATTCCTGAAGACTACGACGGCTCGGACAGGAACATCGACTCAGACTGGAGCACCAGCGATATTCCTGAAGACTACGACGGCTCAAACGGGATTCCTGACTATTATGCAGGAAATGTGTCACTTTATGACTTTATTGTGACAAACGGACATGGAAAGGAGGATAGCATTAAATTGTGA